gaagaccggcaacaccaaaggtatatgtgatatacatattattgatgtgtaccttaccaacactcgtagtagctcctgggtatttgataccggtgcggttgatcatatttgtaactcaaagcaggagctgtggaataaacggagactggcaaaggacgaggtgacgatgcgcgtcgggagtggttccaaggtcgatgtgatcgccgtcggcacgctacctctacatttacctacgggattagttttaaacctcaataattgttatttagtgccagctttgagcatgaacattgtatcaggatctcgtttaattcgagatggctactcatttaaatccgagaataatggttgttctatttatatgagagatatgttttatgatcatgccccgctggttaatggtttattcttaatgaatctcgaacgtagtgttacacatattcatagtgtgaataccaaaagatgtaaggttgataatgatagtcccacatacttgtggcactgccgtcttggtcacattggtgtcaaacgcatgaagaagctccatgcagatggacttttggagtctcttgattacgaatcatttgacacgtgcgaaccatgcctcatgggtaagatgaccaagactccgttctccggaacaatggagcgagcaaccaacttattggaaatcatacatactgatgtgtgcggtccaatgagtgttgaggctcacggtggctatcgttatgttctcactctcactgatgacttgagtagatatgggtatgtctacctaatgaaacacaagtctgagacctttgaaaagttcaaggaatttcagagtgaggttgagaatcaacgtgacaggaaaataaagttcttacgatcagatcgtggaggggaatatttcagtcacgaatttggcacacacttaaggaaatgtggaaagtttcacaactcatgccgcctggaacacctcagcgaaatggtgtgtccgaacgtcgtaatcgcactctattggatatggtgcgatctatgatgtctcttaccgatctaccgctctcattttggggctatgctttagagactgccgcattcactttaaatagggcttcgtcgaaatccgttgagacgacaccatatgaattatggtttgggaagaaacctaagctgtcgtttctaaaagtttggggatgcgatgcttatgtcaagaagcttcaacctgaaaagctcgaacccaagtcggaaaaatgcgtcttcataggataccctaaggaaaccattgggtataccttctacctcagatccgaaggcaagatctttgttgccaagaacgggtcctttctggagaaagagtttctctcgaaagaagtaagtgggaggaaagtggaacttgatgaagtactacctcttgaaccggaaagtagcgcagctcaggaagatgttcctgtggtgcctgcactgactagagaggaagctaatgatgatgatcaaggtacttcggatcaagttaccactgaacttcgtaggtccacgaggacacgttccacaccagagtggtatagcaaccctgtcctggaaatcatgttgttagacaacggtgaaccttcaaactatgaagaagcaatggcgggcccagattccgacaaatggctagaagccatgaaatccgagataggatccatgtatgaaaaagaagtatggactttgactgacttgcccgatgatcggcgagtcatagaaaacaaatggatctttaagaagaagacggacgcggatggtaatgtgaccatctacaaagctcgacttgtcgctaagggttatcgacaagttcaaggggttgactacgatgagactttctcacccgtagcgaagctgaagtccgtccgaatcatgttagcaattgccgcatactatgattatgagatatggcagatggacgtcaaaacggcattccttgacggcttccttaaggaagagttgtatatgatgcagccggaaggttttgtcgatcctaagaatgctaacaatgtatgcaagctccagcgctcaatctatgggctggtgcaagcatctcggagttggaacattcgctttgatgagatgatcaaagcatttgggtttacacagacttatggagaagcctgtgtttacaagaaagtgagtgggagctctgtagcatttctcatattatatgtggatgacatactgttgatgggaaatgatatagaattcttaggaagcataaaggcctacttgaacaagtgtttttcaatgaaggaccttggagaagctgcttatatattaggcatcaagatctatagagatagatcaagacgcctcattggtctttcacaaagtacgtaccttgacaagatattgaagaagttcaatatgaatcactccaagaaggggttcttgcctgtattgcaaggtgtgcaattgagcacggctcaatgcccgaccacggcagaagatagagaaaagatgagtgtcgtcccctatgcctcggccatagggtctattatgtatgccatgctgtgtaccagacctgatgtaaaccttgccgtaagtttggtaggaaggtaccaaagtaatcccggcatggaacactggacagcggtcaagaatatcctgaagtacctgaagaggactaaggatatgtttctcgtttatggaggcgacgaagagctcgtcgtaaagggttacgtcgatgctagcttcgatacagatctggatgactctaagtcacaaaccggatacgtgtatattttgaatggtggggcagtaagctagtgcagttgcaagcaaagcgttgtggtgggatctacatgtgaagcggaatacatggcggcctcagaggcaacacaagaagcaatctgggtgaaggagttcattaccgacctaggagttattcccaatgcgtcgggcccgatgactctcttctgtgacaacactggagctattgcccttgccaaggagcccaggtttcacaggaagaccaggtatatcaagcgtcgcttcaactccattcgtgaaaatgttcaaaatggagacatagatatttgtaaagtacatacggacctgaatgaagcagatccgttgactaaacctctccctagagcaaaacatgatcaacaccagaactgtatgggtgttcgattcatcacaatgtaactagattattgactctagtgcaagtgggagactgttggaaatatgccctagaggcaataataaaatggttattattatatttccttgttcatgataattgtctattgttcatgctataattgtgttatccggaaatcgtaatacatgtgtgaatacatagaccacaacatgtccctagtgagcctctagttgactaactcgttgatcaacagatagtcatggtttcctgactatggacattggatgtcattgataacgggatcacatcattaggagaatgatgtgatggacaagacccaatcctaagcatagcacaagatcgtgtagttcgtttgctagagcttttccaaatgtcaagtatcatttccttagaccatgagattgtgcaactcccggataccataggagtgctttgggtgtgccaaacgtcacaacgtaactgggtggctataaaggtgcactacgggtatctccgaaagtgtctgttgggttggcacgaatcgagactgggatttgtcactccgtatgacggagaggtatctctgggcccactcggtaatgcatcatcataatgagctcaatgtgaccaagtgtttgctcacgggatcatgcattacggtacgagtaaagtgacttgccggtaacgagattgaacaaggtattgggataccgacgatcgaatctcgggcaagtaacgtaccgattgacaaagggaattgtatacgggattgattgaatcctcgacatcgtggttcatccgatgagatcatcgtggaacatgtgggagccaacatgggtatccagatcccgctgttggttattgaccggagagtcgtctcggtcatgtctgcatgtctcccgaacccgtagggtctacacacttaaggttcggtgacgctagggttgtagagtatgcggaaatccgaaagttattcggagtcccggatgagatcccagacgtcacgaggagttccggaatggtccggaggtaaagatttatatatgggaagtcctattttggccaccggaaaatgttcgggatttttcggtattgtaccgggaaggttctagaaggttccggagtggggcccacctgcatggggggcccacatgaacgtgggtagtgggggcaggccccacacccctggtcaaggtgcaccaagatccccccttagaaggaataagatcatatcccgaagggataagatcaagatccttaaaaaagggggataacaatcggtggggaagggaaatgatgagatttctttcccccacctttgccaacgccccaatggacttggagggcaagaaaccagccccctccacccctatatatagtggggaggcgcatgggagctatacccctgcccctggcgcctccctctccctcccgtgacacctctccctctcgctgagcttggcgaagccctgccgagatccccgctgcttccaccactaCGCCGtagtgctgctggatctccatcaacctctccctccccttggtggatcaagaaggaggagacgtcttccccaaccgtacgtgtgttgaacgcggaggtgccatacgttcggcgctcggtcatcggtgatttggatcacaacgagtacgactccatcaaccccgctcacttgaacgcttccgctcgcgatctacaagggtatgtagatgcactcttttccctctcgttgctagaagactccatagattgttcttgatgatgcgtagaaattttttaatttctgcaactaTCTCCAACAGGAAGACGACGGCGCCTTGAGTCCAGTGAGCCGGCTCGTGTCCCCTGCCCTACTCTACCTTGACAGCGACCGGACCAACACTccgaggggcgcagccggccgccGGACATGGCCACGGCGGAGCCAGACGAGCGGGGAGTGGAACCGGACGAAGCTCCGCTCAAAGATCGctacgttgcatgtaataatatggattttaGATTTCTAATTTGAGATATCCGGATGTGAAATGCATTTTTGAGGCGTGACAGGTCACTGTCCGCGCGTCCGCGGGTGTTTGAGTtgtcggatttgccaagtccgtcCGTAGAtgctctaaaaagacttatatttagaaacggagggaggaCATCTTACGATGAATATATGTTTGGCATTCTAAatgtaaggcctcctttggtttgaatGAAATTTTGTAGGATAGAATTTATATAGGAAAGTTTTCTTTAGAGCCCTTTAGTTTGTAGGAATAGAATCCTATTTATATGAAGGGATtctctctatcctccacatttaataggaaaataaacattaggttagactcaatggaaaaattcttaTGATGTGAACAAAATAACATCTCTTTTTCTATTTtcactcataggatttgagatgacatttgagatgcatgtcatcttaTTTCTTATGATTTTCCAATAATTTTTCTACCCTAAGGACCAAAGGAGGCCTAAATGTTTTTCCCTATACATTTGATCAAAGTTTGTGAAATTTGACTTCTCAAAAAATCtgtatgaacggagggagtagcatttagGTTTGACAATTAGTACTATTTCTAGCTCTGACAACCTTCTACTCCAAAATAAGTTGAAGGTTTACAAGACAAATGTACACGTCAACCGAATACCTTCTCTCCTTGCTTGAAAAAGAAGGATGATCAATACTCAACAAAAAATAACAAAACGAATGAATGAATTGGATTTCCTATTCTACCCTACAGACGGGTGCCATGAATCATGATCGATCTAAGCCTCGAAGATGGTGTCAAGGGCGGGCCTCCACTGCCTTGGCCTAATCCTACAAAGCAGCGCACATTCAGCAGACTCCTTTCCACCCTCGGTGCTCGCGGCTTCTCCTTCCGGGAAAATCCTTCTCCCGGACCTGCTGCCCCtgcccttgccatccttcttgccGGACACCAGCCGGCGGATGGCGTCCGCCTCCTGACCGCCCAGCCGCGCCCCGGCCCTCCCGGCGGGCACGAGGAGGTACACCTCCCCGGCGCGCAGGAACTCGTCGGCCGCCAGGGCACGCAGCCgccgctccttggcggcgtcccTCGCTATGGCAACAACGTGCCCCGGCGCCTCGATCATCAGCTCGGCCACGCCGGCGTGCTCCTCCAGCCGGAACTGGCTGCCGTCCGGCAGGACGACCAGCGGCCCCGCGCGCTCTGCGCCGCCCGTGACGCACTGCGAGACCAAGTTACCCATGTATATGCGGACCGTGGTGTGCTCGTGCTGCGACGTAAAGTAGTACCAAATCTTGGCCTGGATCGATGTTGTTGGTCGACGAAGAGCTCTGGTGTTTATCCAAGTGAAAGGAATCTGGAGATGGGTGTGTCCCCGGTGGGTGGTTTGCTCTATATAGGCGGCAGGCAGCAGGAAGGTGGGCTTGTCCGCTCGGAGCTGCACCGGGATGATGGACGTGGCGGAGATGGGGTCCGGCCGGCCGACTGGTCTATTCTACACGGAGCGCGTGCGATTGGACGTAGCGGCAGTGTGAGTGTTTGATACGATCCACTTCGCGCGGCCCAGCGCCGAACACGTCAACACCGCGGGTGCGGACTGCATAGCCTTTACGAGCCGCCTGGTCTTTGGAGTGGGTGTTGTTCCAGTCAGACGTCTCCGTCGGCTCCAGACCCTAACAAACACATCGTGTTTAACTGCTAGTTTAATTCAACGAGGTCTGGGTATGTCATGACGATCGGGTCAGTTTGATCGCTTCGTGCTGTTGATGCCGAGTGCTTGATTAGTTATGCTCTGTGAAAAAGAGTTTTCTTTTGAACGGATAATACACAATTACTCATTCGATTTGATCTTATCTTAATTAAAATTGAGACAAAAAAAATTCGTGATCTTTGTCACATACAAATGCTACCTGTAAATTTTGAGACAAAAAAGTTAAGCATTTTGGCCTGCGCAAAAAGGACAAATCAAAGACCAAATGTCACCCAAAGTTCGTTTTTTCACCGACGAAACACCGCTGCTCCGTTCTGCATGAAATTTGTCAAGCATGTTTGCTACACCAACATGATCATCtataatttttttcagaattttttgaaaacatttaaATTGTTTTTTTAGGTACTGTTCATCCGGGTGCAAATGCACCCGGGAGCCAAAACGCCTCCCCACAAAAGAGAGGCTACACTAATTGCTTTGGGAATTGAACATGTGCGAAATATTTCATTGGGCAATTTTGTATCCACAAAACTCGTGCCATTCACTCACAATATATCTTaattgatgagatttcagatttaAACCCTCTAAACCTAAAAGAAGGGAGGAAATCATTACCAACTCAAAAAAATAGCTAAAGAAGTACTGACTCATGACGTATGTACGGTCTGGTGATCAATTTAACCTGCTTCATGCTCATTGCTTAGCAGTATTATCCCATCGTGAGACAATTCATTAATCACAATTGGTGTGGAACCACAAAATACTACACCactgtagcaacgcacgggcaattacctagtGGACTTGAAAAAAACGCTAAGGTGCCAAGCAATAAATAGTAGCAATTTTTAGTTATCCAGAGTAATACACCAAGCAAGACAAGTTTGAACAAAAAGCGAAAACAACAGACAAATCGGACCTGAAATTTCTGCTGTTTTATAAGCTAGGACTCACAAGGAAATAAACCTTGACGTTAGTGCTTACTAAAGTATGGACTTGTTCACTTATTTTCATGAAGTTTCACCCAAACATCACCACTTTTCGCCTAGGCTGCAAGTCCTTTGGAGCAAAAAACACCCTCACAAGAAACTGACCATACTTGAAGACCGACTCGTCTGGCGAACTAACAGTTCCAGCCACCCCATTTTGGAAAGTCCACTGGAACACCATTTTCTCCACTTGTAAGCGAACATCCAATTTTCCCTTCTCCTTCACAGCGACAACATGCTGGTTTAGCTTCCCACCACCAACGAATTTGTCATCAAACAGCACAATCTCATGATCAAAGCCACAGCTGAAAGCGGTAAATCTCAAATGATGAGGATGGTCAACCATTGCAAAGATTTGTATCACAGCCTCAACACTCAATGAAGGAACATGAAGTCTATCTCCAAGCTGCAACTGTTACCAGGAATCCGTCCTGTTCGCATCTCATCAAAACATGACTGGAAATAAATCTCAACATATGCAGAGAGCAACTGTTCGTCAGGCAATCCATCTCCCTCCTTCTTCACCCAAAGATCAACTTCCAGTAATGCCTGATCTGGTGCATACATCCCTCGACAGGGGCTACAAAGAGGTAAGGTGAAAAAATCCTGCAATTTGATAACTCGTCAGATCTAACCAAAGTAATCCACTCACAAGTAAATTAGTACTATCTTCGTCTCAAAATGTAAGATGTTaacaaaaacgtcttacattttgagacggagggagtagtatttattaaCAGAATAAACTCTTAAGATATGCAGCCTCATGATCAAATCAATGACACTCCTTCAGTCACTGTTTCAGAATACAAACGTATATTTTCAACATTTATTCAAAAATTTAGGCATCTGCCGAAGACATTGATGACATTTTCCCAGTTTTACCTCATCTATCTTGCCGACCACTTCAAGATTTATGAGTAAACATTGACATGTAAGTAAATTACACTATCAGTTACTGAACACTGTTCAAGTGTGTCAAATAGGTCACAGATCACTAAAGTAAATTAAGCATGTTAACTGTTTGCACGTCATAAGCACCATACCAAATCATCTGAGTCAGCATAATACTTGTACATGGTATATGTACTCATCTTAGTTCTTGTGTATATCGAAATCCACCAGTAGAAACCAACAGCTAACCATGATACCACCCATAAAAACAACGGGCTACTAAATTCCATCCACTGCAATCCCACTCCCAACCACAGAGTGTGGACTGTGGTGCCCACAACGATCCAACATATGCCATGTTTGTTTACAGTGCATGTGTAATGCAGCCTGTGGTTTGTTTGGCATATGCAAATAAGAAACAAAATGCGTCATGGGTACAGCATGATTGCAGGAACGAGTGTAGCTGCAGTAGTTCATCTTGATTGTCTTTCAAACATTTTTATTCAAAGCAATTCAGACAAGCCCAAAAACGGATCAAACAAGTGACCATGTCTATGCTGGCCTTATTTTTAGGAGCATCTAATTAAGCACAACTGCAGTATCCCTCATTTGTACAAAGAAACTGCAGCATGCAGATAAGTGTTGGTAAGTGTATCCCCTTCTAATAAGAGTCTTAGCAGAGTCCTATGGCTGGTCACAatgggagtatcatgcatgccaactatgcatttttgctgaggtggcacacaattaaatgaggaaagagatgaTTGAGTATCATGATATGACTGTATCATATTAAATAATGTActagtatgtgtcatgcatggcaataaataaggtCACTACGATATCAAGCTATGATATACTATGCATTGTGgagatagtatcatacactagtatcatatgcatgactcTAGTATATTATACTATGCATTGTGgagatagtatcatacactagtaccaTGATTCTAGTATAGATActtcccattgtgaccagcctaatgAGAAGTTTCAAGTGGTCTGTTGGAGAACCTCACTGCGAGAAGACATAAAATaaagccaagtgtagcgagagaaataaaaagggcagcccggtgcatgtagctcccacttgcgcagggttcggggaagggtccgaccactttgggtctattgtatgcagcctttccctgcatttctgcaagaggctgtttccaggacttgaacccgtgacctcatggtcacaaggcagcagctttacgactgcgccaaggctccccttcaagtgtagcgagagaaatcatccaTAAAAATAATATAGTATCGATGGCACCCTTTCTAAGCAAAGGGAGACGGACCCCACACATCGGAATGAATTAAATCAAAAGGATGCTGAGACACTGACTCACTAGTATGACAAAGTAACTAAATCCGTTTGCCAAGCCTACAACCCTAACACTCT
This window of the Triticum aestivum cultivar Chinese Spring chromosome 5D, IWGSC CS RefSeq v2.1, whole genome shotgun sequence genome carries:
- the LOC123124790 gene encoding uncharacterized protein gives rise to the protein MGNLVSQCVTGGAERAGPLVVLPDGSQFRLEEHAGVAELMIEAPGHVVAIARDAAKERRLRALAADEFLRAGEVYLLVPAGRAGARLGGQEADAIRRLVSGKKDGKGRGSRSGRRIFPEGEAASTEGGKESAECALLCRIRPRQWRPALDTIFEA